The DNA sequence GCCAGCAGAAGAGCACCTTCGCACGGCTGCACTACTCCTTCCACAGGAAGCTGGGCGCTGGCACCTTCGGCATCGGCCTCTATGCGGGGCTGGGCAGCCACACCTTGGGCCGGGATTGGATCGCCACGGATGGTGTGGCCACCGATGCCGCCATCCCGGACAATGGCCAAAGCCAGGGAGGCTTCGATCTTGGCGCGGGGCTGTACTATGCATCCCCCACTTTCTGGATAGGCCTTTCCAGCACCCACCTCCCCGAGACGGAACTCGATGATGTGAGCATCAAGATGCGCCGCCACTATTGGGTCCAGGCAGGCTACGATTGGAAGATCGGCGGTGATGCGAAGTACGTGCTGCAGCCGTCCACCCTGATCAAGACCGACGGTACGTCCACCCAGTTCGACGTGAACGCCACTTTCCTCTACAATAGCATGGTGTGGCTGGGCGTTTCCTACCGTACTGAGGACGCCATCGCCCCCATGATAGGATACCAGCACAAGATGCCCAATGGCAAGTCCATGCTTCGCGTGGGCTACAGCTATGACGTCACCACCTCGCAACTGAGGAACTACAGCAGTGGCAGCCATGAGGTCATGGTGAACTACTGCGTCCTATTGGAGAAGAAACCGGACCTGCAGATCTACAGGAACGTTCGCTTCCTGTGAGCCACGGAAACCAACACAACCAGACTGTCGTAGACCGCCTCGTCGTAGTTGTCCGCTTACCCGAACACCCGCGCCAGGCATCCCTGCAAGGAAACCCACTGCGACAAACAAGGAAGATCATGGAACGTCCCATCATGTATCTCTGTGCCATAGGCTTGCTGGCGAGCTGTGGCAGAGGTGGTCAAGGGCAGTTGATCGGTGTCCAGGGCAGACCTTCCTGGTACCAGGTGGACCCCTACGGCATGAACTACATCGGCATGGGCTCCTTCGTCATGGGACCCAGCGACCAGGATGTGCCCTATGCGCTCGTGACCAAGAGCAAGACCGTGTCGGTCCAGGCCTTTTACATGGACCAGACGGAGATCTCCAACAACGAGTACCGCCAGTTCGTGTACTATGTACGCGACTCCATCGCCAAACGCATCCTGGGGGATGAGGATATCGGCGAACATGTGTTCTTCGAGGACGAGTACGGGGAGGACCTCGATCCCCCGCGCATCAACTGGAAGCCACGCATCAACTGGTATGGGGATGAGGAGCGTGAGGTGCTGTACGAGATGTTCCTCTCCGAAGGCGAGCGCTTCTACCAGCAGAAGGAGATCGATACGCGGAAGTTGCTCTTCGAGTACTACTGGATCGATCTGAAGGAAGCGGCGCGAAAGGGTACCCCCACCAACTGGGCGCGTGACCTCGATCTGAGCTACACCAACGTCAAGGGCCAGAACAACGCCATCCGCGGTCACAGCGACCGGTCGAAGTTCATCATCAAGGAGATCATCCCGGTCTATCCGGACACCTTGGTGTGGGTGCATGACTTCACCTACGCCTTCAATGAGCCGATGACCGAGAACTATTTCTGGCATCCGGCCTATGACGATTATCCCGTGGTGGGCCTGACCTGGCAGCAGTGCAACGCCTTCAATGTGTGGCGCACCCAGTTGATGAACAATTGGCTCGACCGTGGGGGTGACGCCTATGTGAACCGCTTCCGGTTGCCCACCGAGGCCGAGTGGGAGTACGCGGCACGCGGAGGTCTGGACCTGGCGCCATATCCGTGGGGCGGCCCCTACGTGCGCAATCGCCAGGGCTGCTTCCTGGGCAACTTCAAACCCCTGCATGGCAACTACGTGGATGACGGCGGTTTCCATACCGTGCCCGTGGACAGCTACACGGCCAATGACTACGGCCTCTACAACATGGCAGGCAATGTGTCCGAATGGACAAGCACCGCCTTCGACGAGAGCGTGTATGATTTCGCCCATGACCTGAACCCCGAGTACCAGTACGACGCGCTCCAGAACGACCCGCCTTCCCTGAAGCGCAAGGTCATCCGCGGCGGCTCTTGGAAGGACATCGGCTACTTCATCCAGACCGGCACCCGGAGCTACGAGTACCAGGATACGGCCAAGTCGTACATCGGCTTCCGCTCCGTGATGACCTACTTGGGACGCGGCAAGGCCGTGAACGCCGAGGACCTTTGATCCGATGACCGACGGTAAGCACGTTACCAGGGCGGCCCCGGAGCATTCCTGACATTGAACCCTCTTCAGACAACCATCAAAAGCAAGGATCGACGATGAAACCAGGCAGCAAGAAGTGGAAGAACTTCATGGCCAAGCTCTACGGATGGGGCGCCGCCCTCGTGATCGTAGGCGCACTCTTCAAGATTGAGCACTGGCCGGGCGCCAGTCTATTCCTGGTGATCGGCCTCAGTACCGAGGCGATCATCTTCTTCTTCTCGGCCTTCGAGCCACCCCATGAGGATCCCGATTGGAGTCTGGTCTACCCCGAGCTCGCCACCGGCGACCGCGCCGAGGGTGATGAATTCAAAAAGGAGGACCAGCGTTCGATCACCGAGCAGTTGGACGACATGCTGGAAAGCGCCAGGATCGAACCCGAACTCATCGCGAGCCTGGGTGATGGCATGCGCTCCTTGAGCGACCAGGCGCGCCAGATGGGCGAGATCACCGGGGCGGCTTCCGCGACCAATGAATACGCCAACAGCCTGAAGAGCGCCTCCGCGCGTGTCAGCGACCTGAGCGACTCCTACGCCAAGGCCAGCGAAAGTCTCGTGGGTCTTACGCAGAACGCCGATGCCGGAAGGAACGCCGGGGAAAGCCTGCAGCGCATGAGCCAGAACCTCAGCGCACTCAACGAGATGTACGAACTGCAACTGCGCGGCAGCCGCGAGAAGCTCGAGGCGGCCAACCAGATGTTCGAGGGCATGGCAGACATGCTGACCAACCTGCGCAACTCGGTGGATGATACCAAGCGCTACAAGGAGAACATCGCCGTGTTGAGCGACAACCTCTCCAAGCTCAACCAGGTCTACGGCAACATGCTCGCCGCCATGACCATCAGCCGCTGACGCCATCGGCGCATGCACCAGACCTTGAACGAACGGAACCGGACAAACCCGCAGGAGCAAGATGGCAGGTGGAAAATTGTCGCCCAGGCAGAAGATGATCAACATGATGTATCTCGTGTTGACCGCGCTGCTGGCATTGAACGTTTCTAAAGAGATACTCGACAGCTTCGTCACGGTGGACAAGGGCCTTGGCATCACCAAGGGCACACTCGCCGAGAAGATGTCCGAGACCTACACCACCTTCGGTTCGCTGGCGGGTGAGAACGCGGCCAAGTATGGCGCGGCCCACGCCTCCGCACAGGAGGTGCAGCGTGCGGCCGATGGCATGGTGGCCTATATCGACAGCATCAAGGCCAGGCTGATCGCCGGCACGGACAAGCTGCCCATGGACTCCGTGGTATTGCGCGACCCCAATGGGAAGCCCATGATCCGGCCTCTTGAACTGGTGAAGGGCAAGGACAATTACACCGTGCTCACCAACATGATGGGCATGGGCGATCCGGGTGTGCCCAAGGAAGGGCCTTACACGGCGCTCGAACTGCGTTCCAAGCTGGAGGAGTTCCGCGACATGCTCAAGCGCATCGGTGCCGACAATCAGGTGATCGTGGAGAACATGGACCGCATGTTCGATTTCAGCGAACGGAAGGACTCTGGTGGCAAACCCGTGAGCTGGGAGGCGCTGAATTTCTATCATGTGCCGTTGGCCGCGGGTGTCACCATCCTTTCCAAGGTGCAGATGGATGTGCGCAATTCCGAGAACGAACTTGTCAACTGGATGCTTGGCGAGGTGGAGGGTGAGAGCTTCAAGTTCAACAAGCTCACGGCCATCGTGAAGCCGCAGAGCAGCTATGTGACCGTTGGCGGAACCTATCGCGCGGAGATCTTCCTGGGGGCCTATGATGACCAGAACACCCCGGAGGTGTATATCGCAGGACCGGGTGCCAAGGTGGACACCGCCGCCAAGAAGATCATCGGCGAATCCATCAAGCTGCCAATGGAAGGCACCAAGGCCAAGCTGGAGCAGACCGCTTCTGGTTCCGGTCTTCGGACGGTGAGCGGCATCATCAAGTTCAAACCGGTGGGGGGCGAAGAGCAGATCGAGACTTTTGAGACCTCTTATGAGGTGGCGACCCCCAACCTGGTCGTCAGCCCCACCAAGATGAATGTCTTCTACCGCGGCGTTGACAACCCCGTGGACATCAGCGTATCCGGCTACAGCGCCAAGGACATCGCACCGAGCATGTCCAACGGTACGCTCACCAAGGCCACCGCTGGCTATACCGTACGCCCCGGCAGCGATTCCAAGGCGCTGATCAGCTGTACGGTGACCAACCCCGATGGTACGAAGAAGACCATGCCCGGCGTGGAGTTCAGGGTGAAGAACGTGCCCAGCCCGCAACCCTTCTTCGCGGGCAAGAGCGTGAACGACGAGACCATCAAGAAGGCCGAGCTCACCGCTGCGCAGGGTGTGATCGCCCGGATGATCGACTTCGAGTTCGATCTGAAGTTCGACATCGTGGAGTTCAAGGTGACCATGATCGTGGGTGGTACTCCCATCGAGAAAATGACCAAGGGGCCCGCGGTGAGCGGTGACATGAAGGAGATGTTCAACAAGGCGAAGCCCGGCCAGAAGATCTACATCGAAGGCATCAAGGCGAGAGGCCCCGATGGCACGGTCCGCAATCTGGGTTCGCTCTCCTTCAAGGTGGTGTAATTCAAACCGATCGATCCAACGATGAGGACCTGCAGGAACATCATGGCCGCCGCCGCGATAGCAGTGGCCGCCGCATGGGGCGCCCCGGAGGTGGACGCACAGACCGTGCTCGACGGGGCCTACATCAAGGAGCACACGAAGACCAAGCGGGTGGTCCCGTACGTGTCCATCCGTGAAGCCGATGTGATGTGGATGCGCCGCGTATGGCGCACCGTCGATCTGCGGGAGAAGATGAACCACCCGCTCTACTACCCCACTGAGCCGATCAACGACCGCAAGAGCCTCTTCGATGTTATCCGGCAGGGCCTCATGGTCGATGGCTCCATCACCGCCTACGATGCCGGTCCGCTGCTCACCGACGATGAATTCCGCAAACCGCTCCTGGCCACTGAACTCAAGGAGATGTTCATGCGGGTGGACACGCAATACACCGAATCACTGGAGACCGGTGACATGGAGATGGTGGTTCAGGATATTCCCTTGGAGAGCCGCGACATCAAAATGTACCGGATCAAGGAGGACTGGATCTTCGACAAGCAGCGGTCCTCCATGGAGATCCGTATCATCGGCATCGCCCCCATGAAGGAGATGCGTGGCGATGATGGTGAGATCCGCGGATACGCCCCGCTGTTCTGGCTCTACTACCCGGAGTGCCGATATGTCTTCGCCAACTGGGACGCCTTCAACCGGGAGAACGATGCGGAGCGTCGCAGTTTCGAAGACATATTCTGGAAGCGCCAGTTCAGCAGTTACATCACCAAGTGGAGCAATGTGTACGACCGCCAGTTGAGCGACTACAAGACCGGCCTCGATGCCTTGTTGGAAGGTGAGGCCATCAAGCAGG is a window from the Flavobacteriales bacterium genome containing:
- a CDS encoding type IX secretion system membrane protein PorP/SprF encodes the protein MRGIATAAVCAVLGSVSFAQQDPQFTQYMFDRLSINPAVAGTTGQLCATALLRQQWTGFDGAPKTGLLNAHMPLAKISSGIGLSVYLDELGQQKSTFARLHYSFHRKLGAGTFGIGLYAGLGSHTLGRDWIATDGVATDAAIPDNGQSQGGFDLGAGLYYASPTFWIGLSSTHLPETELDDVSIKMRRHYWVQAGYDWKIGGDAKYVLQPSTLIKTDGTSTQFDVNATFLYNSMVWLGVSYRTEDAIAPMIGYQHKMPNGKSMLRVGYSYDVTTSQLRNYSSGSHEVMVNYCVLLEKKPDLQIYRNVRFL
- a CDS encoding SUMF1/EgtB/PvdO family nonheme iron enzyme, which gives rise to MERPIMYLCAIGLLASCGRGGQGQLIGVQGRPSWYQVDPYGMNYIGMGSFVMGPSDQDVPYALVTKSKTVSVQAFYMDQTEISNNEYRQFVYYVRDSIAKRILGDEDIGEHVFFEDEYGEDLDPPRINWKPRINWYGDEEREVLYEMFLSEGERFYQQKEIDTRKLLFEYYWIDLKEAARKGTPTNWARDLDLSYTNVKGQNNAIRGHSDRSKFIIKEIIPVYPDTLVWVHDFTYAFNEPMTENYFWHPAYDDYPVVGLTWQQCNAFNVWRTQLMNNWLDRGGDAYVNRFRLPTEAEWEYAARGGLDLAPYPWGGPYVRNRQGCFLGNFKPLHGNYVDDGGFHTVPVDSYTANDYGLYNMAGNVSEWTSTAFDESVYDFAHDLNPEYQYDALQNDPPSLKRKVIRGGSWKDIGYFIQTGTRSYEYQDTAKSYIGFRSVMTYLGRGKAVNAEDL
- the gldL gene encoding gliding motility protein GldL, with product MKPGSKKWKNFMAKLYGWGAALVIVGALFKIEHWPGASLFLVIGLSTEAIIFFFSAFEPPHEDPDWSLVYPELATGDRAEGDEFKKEDQRSITEQLDDMLESARIEPELIASLGDGMRSLSDQARQMGEITGAASATNEYANSLKSASARVSDLSDSYAKASESLVGLTQNADAGRNAGESLQRMSQNLSALNEMYELQLRGSREKLEAANQMFEGMADMLTNLRNSVDDTKRYKENIAVLSDNLSKLNQVYGNMLAAMTISR
- the gldM gene encoding gliding motility protein GldM → MINMMYLVLTALLALNVSKEILDSFVTVDKGLGITKGTLAEKMSETYTTFGSLAGENAAKYGAAHASAQEVQRAADGMVAYIDSIKARLIAGTDKLPMDSVVLRDPNGKPMIRPLELVKGKDNYTVLTNMMGMGDPGVPKEGPYTALELRSKLEEFRDMLKRIGADNQVIVENMDRMFDFSERKDSGGKPVSWEALNFYHVPLAAGVTILSKVQMDVRNSENELVNWMLGEVEGESFKFNKLTAIVKPQSSYVTVGGTYRAEIFLGAYDDQNTPEVYIAGPGAKVDTAAKKIIGESIKLPMEGTKAKLEQTASGSGLRTVSGIIKFKPVGGEEQIETFETSYEVATPNLVVSPTKMNVFYRGVDNPVDISVSGYSAKDIAPSMSNGTLTKATAGYTVRPGSDSKALISCTVTNPDGTKKTMPGVEFRVKNVPSPQPFFAGKSVNDETIKKAELTAAQGVIARMIDFEFDLKFDIVEFKVTMIVGGTPIEKMTKGPAVSGDMKEMFNKAKPGQKIYIEGIKARGPDGTVRNLGSLSFKVV
- the gldN gene encoding gliding motility protein GldN, whose protein sequence is MRTCRNIMAAAAIAVAAAWGAPEVDAQTVLDGAYIKEHTKTKRVVPYVSIREADVMWMRRVWRTVDLREKMNHPLYYPTEPINDRKSLFDVIRQGLMVDGSITAYDAGPLLTDDEFRKPLLATELKEMFMRVDTQYTESLETGDMEMVVQDIPLESRDIKMYRIKEDWIFDKQRSSMEIRIIGIAPMKEMRGDDGEIRGYAPLFWLYYPECRYVFANWDAFNRENDAERRSFEDIFWKRQFSSYITKWSNVYDRQLSDYKTGLDALLEGEAIKQALFEFEHDLWNF